Below is a window of Papio anubis isolate 15944 unplaced genomic scaffold, Panubis1.0 scaffold173, whole genome shotgun sequence DNA.
GAGACGGCTCATAGACGGTAGAGCATCTTGTCCAGAGATGCCCACAAACCCCAGTTCTCAGGTGGCAGGAAGAGAAGGGTCGTGAGGGGCTTTCTTGGCCATTATTCCAGGGTATACAGGCCTGGGAATTCCAAATGGCTTGATTGTTACCAACGGCAGGGAATCCTTACTAAGCAGTGTTTCCGTGACAAAGTGCGTCTTCCTGAGCCAGTCCTGTGTGCCACCAAGGACTTATTCACTCTTGCAGGGCATGGGCTGGCAACATCTCAGAGAAGAAAGACGCTTTCCAGCAAGCAGCCCCACCCTAATGCCTCACAGATGAGTACTAGCTAACATGTGCATACAGCTCTATGCCAGGCAATGCTTTAAACATTCGACGTGTAGCagctcatttaattctcccaaAGCCTCATGAGTTGGTATCATTAGTGCTTTATAGATTTTATAGTTAAGGAAACTCAGGTCGGGAGGGAGAGGTTAAATCACTTGTTTCAGGTCACATCTTCAATCAGTAGGGGAGcagatttgaatccaggagccTGGCTCCAGCGTTTGTGTTTTTAACTACCAGGCTGATCCGAGGCCCAGAGATGGCAAGAGACCTGCTCACGGGCCTGTGGAAGGGCACAGAAGCTGGCTGGGGACCAGGCCTGTGACCCCAGCCCAGGAGTGGTCGTTCCTAGGCTTCCTGAGCTGCTCACATCCTGGCTTCCGTCTCACGGGCCTTCTTATCTCATGTTCTCATGCTTCTTTCAGCTCCTTCACTTCTTTCCCCCAACAGTGGCAGTTCACCTGGGGGTGTGGGCACCCCTGGGCCCTGAGTAAGCAGAATGGGTGCCTTGGGGCTCTCACCTGTAAGGAGGCAGTCTTTGGGTTGGGTCTGGTGATCAGGATGGCAGGGTGGGAAGAGGCGATGCCCGAGGCACAGGGTGCTGAGTGAATatttatttgctgaataaatggcCACATGGATGCATTTGGGGTTGGGGCCTAGGCAAGGGTGGAagtgatgggggaggggaggtatCCAAGAGCTGGGCTTGAAGGCCTCACACTGATGTGCACACTTTCCCTGCTGCCTCCAGACACCACTCACCAACAGTGAGGAATCCCTGGATTTCAGCGAGAGCCTGGAGCAGGTAGAAGCCTGGGTGGGGTGGAGCTGGGACAGGCAGCACCATGAGGGGTTCAGAGCCTGAATCACTGTGCTCTTCCTCCTTCCAAGGCCTCCACAGAGCGGGTGCTCAGGGCTGGGAGGCAGCTGCATCGGCAACTGCTGGCCACCTGCCCAAACCTCATCCGAGACCGGAAGTACCACCTTAGGCTCTATCGGTGAGTGGAGGCCCTGCTGcgtccctgcccagcctccctgctTTCTCTCCGTTCCACTCTATTTCAGGCACCTGGGCCTCACCCTGCTTCTAGCAGAGGGACGAACCAGGCTTGGACCTCAGAGGGTGCCTTTCTAATGCAGAGTTCCTCCCTCTCCTTGCCACCCTCCTTCCACTGGCCTGTCCCCTTCTACCTTCCATAGGCAGTGCTGCTCTGGCAGGGAGCTGGTGGATGGGATCTTGGCCCTGGGACTTGGGGTCCATTCCCGGAGCCAAGTTGTGGGAATCTGCCAGGTGCTGCTGGATGAAGGTGCCCTCTGCCATGGTGAGCCCGAGCCCAGGGTGGGGTGCcccgggctgggctgggcagtgaTGGGGACAGGACAGGGCAGTCCTGGGAAGCAGGCATTACTTGGGGAGTGCTGACGGGTGGCATTGCTGTGGGGTTTCATATCCACATGGCCTCAatttcctctcctcccccatGCCTGGGCCTCTGCCCCCCAGTGAAACACGACTGGGCCTTCCAGGACCGAGATGCCCAATTCTACCGGTTCCCCGGGCCCGAGCCCGAGCCCGAGCCCGTGGGAGCTCATGAGATGGAGGAGGAGTTGGCTGAAGCTGTGGCCCTGCTCTCCCAGCGGGGGCCTGACGCCCTGCTCACTGTGGCACTTCGAAAGCCGTGAGTCAGAATCCCTGCACCCCGTGACCCCAGACCCCACATAGCACTCAGATTCCATGGTTTCTCACACTGATCTCTGGGGACATCCCTCACCTGTTGTGGAGGGAAGGGAACCTGGCTGGCCCAGAAGCCCCTGGCCCTGACTGCCATGgactcactgtgtgacctggATCCCTCCACACTCCCAAACCGACCCCAagtcagtttcttcctctgtaaatgaGGGTGTTGGGCCAGGGGGATCTCTGAGGACCCTTCCCACTCAGAGACACAGTTGTGGCTGAAAGCAAGGGAGTTTTGGAAACTGCAGTCCGGTGGGTccaggttcaaattccagctggACCGGCTactggctgggtgaccttgagccTCCCCATGCTAGTTCCTGTTCTGTCAAGTGAGGATAATTGAACTGCTCCTTAGGCTTGTTGTGAAACAATGCATGCAAAATGCTCATCACAGGCGCTGCCACATGTGCGCACTCAGTAAAGGTTAGCCGCTGCTGATAACCGTCACTGCTGAGGCACCGTCTGGGCTTCGGCTGGGTGGGTAGAGTGGCTCCCTGCGCCTGGCGGGCCCACAGTTCACGGTGTGCTCCCATCCCTCCTGTCCCTGCAGCCCAGGTCAGCGCACGGATGAAGAGCTGGACCTCATCTTTGAGGAGCTGCTGCACATCAAGGCTGTAGCCCACCTCTCCAACTCGGTCAGTCCcgcccctcccagccctgccctgtcCCAGGCATCTCCTCTTCCTGTGACTTCCCTGAAACTCAACTGCTGGGCCAGAGGGCATTTCTCCACTTCCATCTGTGGCTGGAAATTTTCAGTCTGATTTCTTGCCCCCAGCGCTACTCTGTCTGAAAATCCTTCCGCCTCTCTCAGCCCATTTTCTCCACTTGCTTTGTCTCCTGCCAAATCCTGGAAACACCTGACCTGGCCACATTTCTGTCCCTCAGCACTTGTGTCTTTGGACCTAACCACACCCCTAGCAAAAGCCTGGCTGCTCTGCACATGAACTTGTCACCACCGACTCTCCTATCTCCACCACACAGGTGAAGCGAGAATTAGCGGCTGTTCTGCTCTTTGAACCACACAGCAAGGCAGGGACCGTGTGTAAGTCCAGCAGGGCACAAGAAGCCAGGCACAGGGCCTGAACATGGGCAGAAGGATGTGTGAAGGAGTGGTAGGTGCCAGGAGGGCCTGGTCTGAGGTATGCCTCTGTCAGTGTTCAGCCAGGGGGACAAGGGCACTTCATGGTACATTATCTGGAAGGGATCTGTCAACGTGGTGACCCATGGCAAGGTGagtcctccctcctccccgccccAGTGCCCTGGATCCTAACTGCTCCCTGGTCCGTTCCTCATGGGTAGTGCCTTTGTTAGTCTACTGCTGCTGACCCTCTGTGTCTCCTGTCTGGGTTGTTTTCCTGCTGTGGGTCTGTCCTGGCAAGGGCTGGGGCTGGCAGGGGTGGGCTGAGACTGAGGCCTGGCTGCAGGGGCTGGTGACCACCCTGCATGAGGGAGATGACTTTGGACAGCTGGCTCTGGTGAATGATGCACCCCGGGCAGCCACCATCATCTTGCGAGAAGACAACTGTCATTTCCTGCGTGTGGACAAGCAGGACTTCAACCGTATCATCAAGGTGCTGCTGCTGGGGTCGGGGAGGGCAGGGGCCGTTCGTCCAGAGAAGTGATGTGGGGCGAGGAGTAGGGACCAGAGCAGAGGGCCTGTAAGAAGCAGGGCAGGTAGGAGACGCTGGGCTATGACGGCTGGCAGTGGGGACCATGGCCCTGGGTATGTGTGAGAAGGTGAAGCCCATAGGGCACAGCAGGGGTTCAGCGAGACCAGTGACCTCAGGCGCAGTGTGGGAGACCAGGGGAAGGATGAGTGTACACGGGGCAGGGGACTAGGCTGTGGGGCAGGAAGGATgcatggaaggaagggaaggctgAGGAGGTGGAGCCAAAGTCAGAGGTGGGAGAAGGGCTGTGGGTCCCTGTGGGACCCTCATGGGGCTCAGGGGCTGGAATAAAGGAGGTAGATGAGAGGGTCTAAAGCTGGAACATCATGTGTTGAGCATGGGGTGTGGCCTTTTCTCCAGGATGTGGAGGCAAAGACCATGCGGCTGGAAGAACATGGCAAAGTGGTGCTGGTGCTGGAGAGAGCCTCTCAGGGCGCCGGCCCATCTcgacccccaaccccaggcaggaACCGGTAACATACCTGCCATGCTCCCTCTCCACACTGTCTCTCCTTTCATTTCCCAGTCTTTGCTCCCTTCCCCTGTGTCATATCCCTGCCCTCTGGCCACCCGTGGATGGAGAGGTATTGAGGGACCAGGATGCACCCGCTGAGTCAGTCTCTTCCCTGCCCTAAGGTGGGACAGGGCTGGCTAATCGAGAAAAATGATGTAATTGGTTATTGATGTCTGCCCAGgtgtgggagtggggagtggtGGCACCAGTGCCATAGATTGGCCATTTCTGCTAGGTATACAGTGATGTCTGGTACCCCAGAGAAGATCCTAGAGCTCCTGTTGGAGGCCATGGGACCAGATTCCAGTGCTCATGACCCAACAGGTAAGGGCAAGAGACACCCTGCCTGCTTTCTGACTCATTGGGTGGTCCATGCAGCCTGGGAGAGAGCCAGGTACCCTGCATCTGACCTCACCGAATGCTGGATTGGTCTGTACAGTGGTTGGCAATAAGTCCTCTTACCTGTGCTCTTGGCTTAGTGGGGGGCACTATCACAGGGGCTGGACACTGCTGGTACCTTGCAGGTGGTGGGATGTGGGGAAAGGTCCTTCCATCTGTCCATACACCTGTGCTCAGCAGACTTGGCCTCTGAAGCCTCCTCCCATCCCCCTACCCTGCCCTACAGAGACATTCCTCAGCGACTTCCTCCTGACCCACAGGGTCTTCATGCCCAGCGCCCAACTCTGTGCCGCCCTTCTGCACCAATATCCTTCCAGCCCCACGGGGATGGTGTGTGTAGGGGATAGGATGGTGCATAGGGTTGAGAGAATCTTACCAGTGTGGCTGTGCTGAGTCCTCTAAATGCCAGCCTGCTGCCAGGCCCAGCTTGCCTGGGGCCTGGGCATCCTGCCCGTCCTTTGCCTCAGGTGGGTGGCCCTGGTTGGATATTGTGGTTCCCTTGACTGGTGCCCACCTTCCATGCGGAGCCTGCGGGTGGCAGTGAGCAGGAACGCAGCACCTACATCTGCAACAAGAGGCAGCAGATCCTGCGGCTGGTCAGCCAGTGGGTGGCCCTGTATGGCTCCATGCTCCACACTGACCCTGTGGCTACCAGCTTCCTCCAGGTACCTGAGAGTGAGGCACAGCAGGGCTGGGCTGCCCGAGGTGGACACAGCTACAGCCATCTCAATGCATCTTGGCTCTTCTTAGAAACTCTCGGACCTGGTGGGCAGGGACGCCCGACTCAGCAACCTGCTGAGGGAGCAGTGGCCAGAGAGGCGGCGACACCACAGGTGATGCTTTGATTCCGTTAATTTGTCATTTCCATAACTGGCAGTGCCACGGGGACCAAGAGCATATGCTCTGGAGTCAAGCACTTGGCTTCAGATCCAGGCTGAACCACTTACTTCAATTCCTTGTTCTTATCAGTCCCCTTGCTGTTCACCCTCACGCCACACGTCCATCCATTCTCATGCGTCatgcactcattcatttattcattctcatATCCTGAGTGTACCTGCTGTTCTCACTTCCTCCATTGGGCATGCATTTATTACCAAATACCCTCAGTGCCAGTTTCTGCCAGCCCCGCCCAGTACATTTCCTAGACTTTACCTTCACCCTTGCAGGTGTTCCCACGGGAGCAGCTGAGATTCAGGGGGATCGGGAGCTCATCTGAAACAGCACTTGATCTGAAACCCTGGGTCTCCATCTGCCTTTAactttttccttcccctcctggCCTTGGAAAATCACAAAGTCCAGGGGCCTGGTTTCAAGACCGTGTTTGCCCCTCTGTATGTGATACTTACCTGGTAGTGCTTACCTCTGAACCACTGGTGAGGGCCGGGGGGAATCCAGAGCCCCAGGGGCCTCCCTGCTGCTGGCCCAGGAATACCCGGGCTTGctcacctcccttctctcttgtCCGCAGGTTGGAGAACGGCTGTGGGAATGCATCTCCTCAGATGAAGGTGTCTGCCTGGCCCCAGCTTCTTTCCTCTGCTCCTCCTGGACTGCAGGCCCCTCCTTCACCCCCTGACCCTGAGGGGCTCTGTGTGCGTGGGAAGCTCTCCTCCCACAGACACACCCTTGGGTCTGTGACAGGTGTTCACAGGGCCCTTGCTGCATGTGGTGCCCTGGGCCAGGCCGTGCCCGGAGGCGCAGAGGCCTAAGGcggtctccctcctcccccactcccTGACTCCATGGGCCTTTTATTCCTTTTGGGAGGTAATTCATGCCCACAGGTAGAGCCTGGGAGATAAGGAATGGTGGCTGGAGTTGGCCTCTGAGGCCCACAGGGCTCCTGGTGGCCAGTGCTATGGGAGCTCAGAGGAAGGTGAGGCCCCTCCCTGGAAAGTCAGAGGTGGCCCCAGGCCATTCTCAGCTGGGGCTTAAAGGGAAGCAAAGAGGGGACGAGAAGATGTGACTGCAGCCAGGATTTGAGAAGATGTGACTGCAGCCAGGATTTGGTTGAGGAATGGTGGGAGAAAGAACTGGAAAGGTAGAGTGGGTTGGTGGTGGGGAGGGCTGCACTGGGAATAAAATCCAGGGGCCTCACCGGCCAGCAGGCTCCCCGTGCTCCCAGCCTACTGTGCgtcccagcctctgcctgctggagGCTCTCACTGGCTTCTTCTCCTCCGAAGGCTAAGCCTGTTATCCCCTCAGGACCTTTGTACTTATCCCTTAGCCTGGAAGCGTCTTTCTCTGGCTCTGCCTGACAGGATCCTTCTTGTTCTCATCTCAGCCAAATGCTGGGTTCCCAGACAGGCCCCCTCCCATCTCCCTATCTGGAGCACCTTCCCCTTTCTCCCCACCGGGCTGTGCCGTGGTGTCCTCTGTGATTTTCTTCAAAGCACTCTTGCCAGGTGGAGTTGTTTTCTTTGCCTACTTGCTTTCTGTCCTTTGGTCTCTCTCCCATCCCACTGGAGGATTGACTTCCCTCCTGCGGGCCCCCACCTCCGCTTCTCCTTGCTCACATGCTGCCTGGCTCTTGGCTGACGCTCAGAAACTGATGTGGGCTCACCCTCGcgggctgggcactgtgctaggtgctgatgCTGCACTTCAGCCCTGGCCTGTGGGGCTGCAGTCAGGCAAGGGGCAGAGCAGTTAAACAACCCGTGATGTGCAGTGGCACAGGAcactttctgagaatctgcacTGGAGTCGGCTCCTGAAAATGGGAGGGGAAGGGCCGACTCCAGTGCAGATTCAGGGAAAGTGTCCCATGTAAGCGACTACTGGAGCTGAGAGCTGCAGGGGGCGAgggtggaggaagaagaggatacCTGGCGGGCAAACCCAGGAGGAAagggaacccaggaggaggatcCCTGGAGGAGCGAGAGTGAGAGCAGGGCCCCAGAGCAGGCAGGAAGTGGGCAGGGCCccatgggccagggccagggggtCTGATCTTTGTCCTAAGAGCAGTGCAGACCACTGAAGGGGTTTGAGCCAAGGTTGGCAAAGTCTGATTTGTGTTTTGAATAGGTCAGCTAAAGAGCCTGGGCTTTCTCCAGCAAACAGTGGCCGCCATTGAAGCCGAGGGCGGGAGCTTCACGGGGCTCTGGTCAGGCAGACTGGAGGAGGAGGGTTGGAGGcacctgggagggaggaggaggagcataGTTGGGCCATTGGAGTAGATAAGGAGTGAGGCCTCGTGGGCAGGTGGAACTGAAATTAGcctgggcaggggaggagggggcATGGGAGACCCATTTCAAAGAAGAATCCTCAAAGCAAGATGACAAGCTACAGGAAGTGTGGAggagcctggagcctgggagaATGGCTGGGGAGCAGAGTGGTCTGGGAGGCAGGATGCAAGGATCCGATGGGTATATGGAGTGTGAGGTAATGGATCACTCATGTGGAAGGATCCAGGGGGTGTTTGAGACCAGGGTTTGGAAGAGAGTTCAGCACTGCTGGTAGTTTTGGGAATCACCCATGTACAGGCGACATATGAGGCAGTGAGGAACTCTGCAGGGGGCCCTGAGATTTGAAAATGTAGGGAAGAGCAATGGATTGAGGTCTGAACCTGGAGCATCTGCCATACgcagagctgggaggagggaCAGAGTCAGTACCAGAGTCGGAAAAAAGCAGGGTGGGAAGGGGAACCTGCGTCAGGAGCCTTGCCTGGTAGGTGCTGCCCCACCAGCAGAGGCTTGGCAGTGGTTTCCACGCACTGCATCTCTGCTGTGGACTGGGACAGGGCCGCTGGCACAGTGTTGGAgcacagagagggaaaggagCAGCAGGGATTCCAACTCTGCCAGTTagcagctgtgtggctttgggcatgttacttaacctctctgagcctcatttatttcatccataaatggaaataataatgcttTTGTCAAAGGTGCATTGTGAATATTTAGATCCTCAGAATAATGCCTGGCTTGTAGCAAATGGTAgctggagggaaaggaagaaaaaatccAAGTCAACAGCTGAAGAGTTTTCATATCAGAACTGCTCTGGACCTATCTGGCAGAGGCAGAAGCACACACACGCAGGGGCATGGATTTGCCCCGCCCTTAGACACGTTGTGTCTTCTCCTGGAGCCTTGGTCCCAGGTGCCTTACCTGGGCTCAGGTGAATGTGGCAGGCAGAGCCCTCTGGTGGTGTGAATGCTGTGTGGCGCCCGTGCTCCTGGTGACACAGGGCCCTCACAATCCCTCCCTCCATGCTCTCCTCTCGTCCTCCCagtcttattttctcattcctcttcctcccaggcccGGAACTTGCCTGTTTGGCTCCCCAACCAGGACGAGCCCCTTCCTGGCAGCAGCTGTGCCATCCGAGTTGGGGATAAAGGTTGGTGGTCTGAGCCAGTTGGGCACGCCTGACATCTGCACCctgctgtctctgcctctcttgtCTTGCTGTTGTCGCTTTTGACCTGGGTGTGCCTGGGCCAAGGTGGCATGCTGTACTCCTCAGGGTCTGTGTTCCAGGCTGCTGGCCACATCTGTCTCCTGTACCTCTTTTTTTTGCTCAGGGCCTCCCCACCTGCAGCTCAGCCTCTTGGGGATTCCTCCCACCCTTACTGCAATAACTGCCCTCTCCCTCCTGGGGTAGAGATCAGGCGGCCCTTCCCACAGTTCAGTCTGGTCTCCTCTTTAGTCCCCTATGACATCTGCCTGCCAGACCACTCAGTGTTGACCCTGCAGCTGCCTGTGACAGCGTCTGTGAGAGAGGTGATGGCGGCGTTGGCTCAGGAGGATGGCTGGACCAAGGGGCAGGTGCTGGTGAAGGTCAATTCTGCAGGTGGTGAGTTATGCCCCTGGATAGACCCCAAGGGAGGGTGGCCCCTCAGATCTGCGCCCAGGTCCCCCAGTCAAGATCATTGTCATCATTGTCATCTTTCTCGTCTTCCTCAGTGTGAATGATGGCTAGCATTCATGGGAGGTGGAGTGCATCTATTTGAAGTGCATTTCATGCAGTGTGTAAGAGCATGAGCTCTGGAGCCTGCTTCTTGCATTTGGCACCAGCCCTTTAGCTCCTTATCTGTGTGTCCTCCGGCAGGGTACTTCATCTCTCTGTGCTCAGTTTTATCAtccgtaaaatgggaatagtaggAGTACTTGCCCCCTGGAGGaactgtgaggatcaaatgagttcATCTATGAAAGCATTTAGAATggcgcctggcacatagtgatACATAACTATTAGCTGCTATTACTATCATCATTTGTGTTTAGTcatttaatatgaaataataacaaTCTCATGAGGTGCAGGTACTTTTATCCTATTTTCAGACAAGAACACTGAAGCTCAAAGGGTGTGAGCTATTCCTCAAGCTCACACAGTGAGAGTAGCTGGTCTTGGAACTTAGGTAGTCTTCATTTGTTTAgtcactcagcaaacatttttgaGGATCAGCTATGAGCCAGCAATATGTTAGGAGCTGGAGATACCACAGCAGGTAAAACAGGTCAGCTTGATGGTTAAGAGCATAGACTGTGGACTCCCAGACGTGTGAAGGCATCTTAGGCtcaccatttactagctgtgtgatgctggggaagttgcttaacctctctgagcctgcatTTCCTCACCTGTTAGATGAGGACTGTAATTGTATCTACCAAAGGGTTGTAATGGCTACTAAGTGAGCTAATGTGTGTAAAGCAGCACAGGGTCTGCCACAAAGTCAGTGCTGAGAACATGGTGGGCTCAGGATTATTAAGATGGGCCTCCAGAGAACCTGGAACATTCAAAACCACCATTCTCTGTGGAGGGCATGGGCCTGACAGCTGGAACCCAGGACAGACAAGAATTAGGGGCGTTCAAGAAGTGgggatgagaaaagaaaagccttcTCCTTTCAGTAAGTGGGGAGAGTTGAAGGCCTCCTGTGTGCCCTGCCCTGGGAAGCACTGCCCTCT
It encodes the following:
- the LOC101025773 gene encoding rap guanine nucleotide exchange factor 3 isoform X3 — translated: MEEELAEAVALLSQRGPDALLTVALRKPPGQRTDEELDLIFEELLHIKAVAHLSNSVKRELAAVLLFEPHSKAGTVLFSQGDKGTSWYIIWKGSVNVVTHGKGLVTTLHEGDDFGQLALVNDAPRAATIILREDNCHFLRVDKQDFNRIIKDVEAKTMRLEEHGKVVLVLERASQGAGPSRPPTPGRNRYTVMSGTPEKILELLLEAMGPDSSAHDPTETFLSDFLLTHRVFMPSAQLCAALLHHFHAEPAGGSEQERSTYICNKRQQILRLVSQWVALYGSMLHTDPVATSFLQKLSDLVGRDARLSNLLREQWPERRRHHRLENGCGNASPQMKVSAWPQLLSSAPPGLQAPPSPPDPEGLCARNLPVWLPNQDEPLPGSSCAIRVGDKVPYDICLPDHSVLTLQLPVTASVREVMAALAQEDGWTKGQVLVKVNSAGDAIGLQPDARGVATSLGLNERLFVVNPQEVHELTPHPDQLGPTVGSAEGLDLVSAKDLAGQLTDHDWSLFNSIHQVELIYYALGPQHLRDVTTANLERFMRRFNELQYWVATELCLCPVPGPRAQLLRKFIKLAAHLKEQKNLNSFFAVMFGLSNSAISRLAHTWERLPHKVRKLYSALERLLDPSWNHRVYRLALAKLSPPVIPFMPLLLKDMTFIHEGNHTLVENLINFEKMRMMARAARMLHHCRSHNPVPLSPLRSRVSHLHEDSQVARISTCSEQSLSTRSPASTWAYVQQLKVIDNQRELSRLSRELEP
- the LOC101025773 gene encoding rap guanine nucleotide exchange factor 3 isoform X2, whose translation is MKVGWPGESCWQVGLAVEDSPALGAPRVGPLPDVVPEGTLLNMVLRKMHRPRSCSYQLLLEHQRPSCIQGLRWTPLTNSEESLDFSESLEQASTERVLRAGRQLHRQLLATCPNLIRDRKYHLRLYRQCCSGRELVDGILALGLGVHSRSQVVGICQVLLDEGALCHVKHDWAFQDRDAQFYRFPGPEPEPEPVGAHEMEEELAEAVALLSQRGPDALLTVALRKPPGQRTDEELDLIFEELLHIKAVAHLSNSVKRELAAVLLFEPHSKAGTVLFSQGDKGTSWYIIWKGSVNVVTHGKGLVTTLHEGDDFGQLALVNDAPRAATIILREDNCHFLRVDKQDFNRIIKDVEAKTMRLEEHGKVVLVLERASQGAGPSRPPTPGRNRYTVMSGTPEKILELLLEAMGPDSSAHDPTETFLSDFLLTHRVFMPSAQLCAALLHHFHAEPAGGSEQERSTYICNKRQQILRLVSQWVALYGSMLHTDPVATSFLQKLSDLVGRDARLSNLLREQWPERRRHHRLENGCGNASPQMKARNLPVWLPNQDEPLPGSSCAIRVGDKVPYDICLPDHSVLTLQLPVTASVREVMAALAQEDGWTKGQVLVKVNSAGDAIGLQPDARGVATSLGLNERLFVVNPQEVHELTPHPDQLGPTVGSAEGLDLVSAKDLAGQLTDHDWSLFNSIHQVELIYYALGPQHLRDVTTANLERFMRRFNELQYWVATELCLCPVPGPRAQLLRKFIKLAAHLKEQKNLNSFFAVMFGLSNSAISRLAHTWERLPHKVRKLYSALERLLDPSWNHRVYRLALAKLSPPVIPFMPLLLKDMTFIHEGNHTLVENLINFEKMRMMARAARMLHHCRSHNPVPLSPLRSRVSHLHEDSQVARISTCSEQSLSTRSPASTWAYVQQLKVIDNQRELSRLSRELEP
- the LOC101025773 gene encoding rap guanine nucleotide exchange factor 3 isoform X4; this translates as MKVPSAMDRDAQFYRFPGPEPEPEPVGAHEMEEELAEAVALLSQRGPDALLTVALRKPPGQRTDEELDLIFEELLHIKAVAHLSNSVKRELAAVLLFEPHSKAGTVLFSQGDKGTSWYIIWKGSVNVVTHGKGLVTTLHEGDDFGQLALVNDAPRAATIILREDNCHFLRVDKQDFNRIIKDVEAKTMRLEEHGKVVLVLERASQGAGPSRPPTPGRNRYTVMSGTPEKILELLLEAMGPDSSAHDPTETFLSDFLLTHRVFMPSAQLCAALLHHFHAEPAGGSEQERSTYICNKRQQILRLVSQWVALYGSMLHTDPVATSFLQKLSDLVGRDARLSNLLREQWPERRRHHRLENGCGNASPQMKVSAWPQLLSSAPPGLQAPPSPPDPEGLCARNLPVWLPNQDEPLPGSSCAIRVGDKVPYDICLPDHSVLTLQLPVTASVREVMAALAQEDGWTKGQVLVKVNSAGDAIGLQPDARGVATSLGLNERLFVVNPQEVHELTPHPDQLGPTVGSAEGLDLVSAKDLAGQLTDHDWSLFNSIHQVELIYYALGPQHLRDVTTANLERFMRRFNELQYWVATELCLCPVPGPRAQLLRKFIKLAAHLKEQKNLNSFFAVMFGLSNSAISRLAHTWERLPHKVRKLYSALERLLDPSWNHRVYRLALAKLSPPVIPFMPLLLKDMTFIHEGNHTLVENLINFEKMRMMARAARMLHHCRSHNPVPLSPLRSRVSHLHEDSQVARISTCSEQSLSTRSPASTWAYVQQLKVIDNQRELSRLSRELEP
- the LOC101025773 gene encoding rap guanine nucleotide exchange factor 3 isoform X1 is translated as MKVGWPGESCWQVGLAVEDSPALGAPRVGPLPDVVPEGTLLNMVLRKMHRPRSCSYQLLLEHQRPSCIQGLRWTPLTNSEESLDFSESLEQASTERVLRAGRQLHRQLLATCPNLIRDRKYHLRLYRQCCSGRELVDGILALGLGVHSRSQVVGICQVLLDEGALCHVKHDWAFQDRDAQFYRFPGPEPEPEPVGAHEMEEELAEAVALLSQRGPDALLTVALRKPPGQRTDEELDLIFEELLHIKAVAHLSNSVKRELAAVLLFEPHSKAGTVLFSQGDKGTSWYIIWKGSVNVVTHGKGLVTTLHEGDDFGQLALVNDAPRAATIILREDNCHFLRVDKQDFNRIIKDVEAKTMRLEEHGKVVLVLERASQGAGPSRPPTPGRNRYTVMSGTPEKILELLLEAMGPDSSAHDPTETFLSDFLLTHRVFMPSAQLCAALLHHFHAEPAGGSEQERSTYICNKRQQILRLVSQWVALYGSMLHTDPVATSFLQKLSDLVGRDARLSNLLREQWPERRRHHRLENGCGNASPQMKVSAWPQLLSSAPPGLQAPPSPPDPEGLCARNLPVWLPNQDEPLPGSSCAIRVGDKVPYDICLPDHSVLTLQLPVTASVREVMAALAQEDGWTKGQVLVKVNSAGDAIGLQPDARGVATSLGLNERLFVVNPQEVHELTPHPDQLGPTVGSAEGLDLVSAKDLAGQLTDHDWSLFNSIHQVELIYYALGPQHLRDVTTANLERFMRRFNELQYWVATELCLCPVPGPRAQLLRKFIKLAAHLKEQKNLNSFFAVMFGLSNSAISRLAHTWERLPHKVRKLYSALERLLDPSWNHRVYRLALAKLSPPVIPFMPLLLKDMTFIHEGNHTLVENLINFEKMRMMARAARMLHHCRSHNPVPLSPLRSRVSHLHEDSQVARISTCSEQSLSTRSPASTWAYVQQLKVIDNQRELSRLSRELEP